TGGTCGAGTCCGTTTTCAACAATATCATAGATACTCACTGTAGCACCATTTAAAATAGCACCATAAATATCTTTTACAGAAGCATCAAAGGTAAAAGTGGAGAAAACACTTAAATTATCATTGATTGCAATGTGAACATTATTAGTATATACTCGTATAAAATGAAGTACATTTCTTTGATTTTGCACAACACCTTTTGGCATGCCTGTAGAACCTGAAGTGTACAAAACATAAGCTTCCGATGAAGCACTTGCTTTATTTTCAGGATTTGGAATTTCTGAAAGAGTATAATTTTCAGATATCTTTACAATTGATAATTGCGGTAATTCTTGTTGTAATTGTTGGGCTTTTTCTATAGTAGCATCATTACAAACCAACTGGTTACACCCTGAATCTTCAATAATGTACTGAATCCTGCTCAAAGGACTGTTGGCATCTATAGGCACATAGGCATATCCGGCTTTAAGAACGCCCAGCATTCCTATTACACAGGTTTCATTGTGATTTAAAAGCAGCGCTATTCGTTTTGTATCAGGATTGGCTTTCTCATTGATTTGTCTCGCCAAATGATTAGCACAATTATTCAGCATCTTATAGCTAAGTGCGGTCTGATTGGCAAATACTGCTGTATGATTTGGAAATCGATCTACTTGTTTTTCAAATCGTTTTGCTATACTTTGTTGGATTTCGTCTGCCTCAAAAAATTCAAAATCATTAGCAGGTTTTAAATCTTCTTCTTCAGAAATATAATCTTCAAATACTTTTATCGTGTGTAATGTTATTTTGTCATTCTCTATTACCTGATCAATGATTGATAAATAGGCATTCATCCAATATTGAATAGTTTCTTTTTTAAAGAGCTCATGATCATACACACAGTTTATACCATATCCATTTGCATAACTTTTTATATAGCATTCCATATCAAATTTTGGAGTTGCTTCCAAAAGTTTGTGATTTGGACTAAAGTCAGTTATTGTTTCGAGCACTTTTGCATCAAAATCAACCATATTTAAAAATACGGGACTTAACGGAAAACGGTTGTCATTTTGAGGAGCATCAATCAGTTCCAGCAACTGTTCAAAAGGATAGTTTTGATGTACTAAAGCATTTACTAATGTGTCATTAATCTCTTGCAGCCATGTCTGAAAGGATATGTTTTCACTTATTTTATCTCGCAGCATCAACGTATTAATAAAACAACCTACCAAGTCTTTTAATTGATAATGGTTTCGGTTTGCCACGGGAATTCCTATAATAATATCTTCTTCTGACGTAAGTCTAAACAATAGCATTTTAAGCGTTGCAACAAATACTGCAAATACACTAATGCCATTTTTTTTGGATAATTCCTCTATTTTTTTCTTTCTTTCTTCTGTAATATATACTGTGTAGGAAGAAGAAGTATCTGCCTTTTTTAATTTTGCATTATAATCTAATGGTAACTGCAAATAGGATAAAGGTCCTGCAAGTTTTTCTTTCCAATAATTTTCCTGAACAGTAACTTCCGGCGATTGCAGCAGCTTATTTTGCCATTGTGCATAATCTTTATATTGTATTGACAATTCTGGAAGTTCTACAGTTTTGCCCGCTATTATGGCACTATAAATATCCATTAAATCTCTCGATATAATTCCCATAGACCAACCGTCGCCAATACTGTGGTGCATATTGAAATACAATGTATGCGTAGTGTCTTTTTTTAAAATGGCTACTTTAAATAAAGGAGACGATTCAAGATCAAACTCATGTTCAAAAACCTCTTTTTTAATAGCTGATTCCGATTCAAAGAAAGGAATGGACATCAACAAATTTGACAAGATTTTTTGTTTAGGAATACCGGCGTCTTCAACAAATACGCTCCTTAAAATCTCATGACGCTTCAAAAGGATATTAAACGCTTCTTCGAAAGCGACCGCATTTAAATCATCTGGCAATTCAAACGTACTGTAAATATTGAATTCTCTGGATTTCCCATGTATTTTATAAAGTAACCAATATCGAATTTGCGAAGGCGATAAATCATAGTATTCCTGATTGGCTAATTTTTCAATCTCCAGCACCTCTTCTGCTGAATCATTTAAAAGAACAGCATGATTTTTTAGAGTGGTATTTGCATAGAGTGTTTTAAGGTCAATTGATACTTTAAATATTTTCTGATATTCGCTTAGTAGTTTCGTTAGCAGTAAACTATGCCCGCCAAGTTCAAAGAAATCGTCAGTAATACCTATTTTTTGATGCCCTAAAAGTTCTTGCCAGATTACAGCAATCTTTGCTTCAGTATTGTTTCCTGGTGCAACATATTCTTTTTTCAGGATATCTGCTTCTGATATAGTTGGCAGTTTTGAAATGTCTACTTTCCCGTTTGCATTCAACGGTAACGTTTCCAGTGCGATATAATAGCTGGGTACCATATAATCGGCCAACTGTTCTTTTAAGTAATCTCGAAGTAATTTTTTATCTATAGCTGCTCTCGTAGTATAATAGGCAATTATAGCAGGTTCTTTATTTATCTCTTTTACCAATACCAAAGCATTTGTAATTGCAGAATCATATTCTCTAATAACATGTTCAATTTCACTCAATTCAACCCTATTGCCTCGTATTTTTACCTGATTATCTTTTCTGCCTACAAATTCAAGAGTTCCATCGGGCAGCCATCGGGCTAAATCTCCGGTTTTATATAGTTTTCCTTCCCCTTTAAATGGGTTTTGGATAAATTTCTCTGCCGTAAGTTCCGGTTGATGCAAATACCCTTTTGAAAGTCCAATTCCCGAAATACACAACTCTCCTATAACACCAATTGGTTGTAATTTTAAATTTTCAGACAGAATATAAACGCGGGTATTCGCTACAGGTTTACCTATGGATACCTTTTCTTTTACAGCTTTTTTACAATCATAATAAGTCGTTACTACTGTATTTTCAGTTGGGCCGTAGTTATTATATATTTGTAAAGAGGTATTTATAGAATAATTCAAGCTTTCTCCTCCTGTCAGAATGATTGTAGACAATTCTACCCCTTCTTCTGCCATGATATCCTGACATATTTTGGAAGGCAAATAGGCATGCGTTATTTCATTTTTTTGTAAAAAGCTTACTAACGTTGGTATCTGAAGACGTATTTCTTCTTTTTGAATCGGATAAAGTGTCGCTCCCGATATCAGATATGGATAAATTTCCCAAACAGATGCATCAAAGGCAACTCCCGAAAACAAAGTTCCTCTGCTGGTTTCATTAACGCTATAGGCTTCTTTATGCCAAAAACACAGATTCACCAAACTCTGATGCGTAATCATCACTCCTTTTGGTTTTCCTGTAGATCCGGAAGTATAAATTACATAAGCCAGATCTGTGCTTTTAGCTTGTATTTGCGGTTGTACAGCAGACAGTTCTTCCTGGCAATAAAAGTCATCCAGAAAAGTATCGTCTATTACCACCTTGGCGGCAACATCATTTAAGATATCCCTAATCCTGTTTTCAGGATAGTTTGTATCTACAGGCACATAGGCAGCACCTGTTTTTAAGATCCCCAGTAATGATATAAGCAGACGTTCCCCTCTCTCTAGTTTAACAGCTACCAAATCATACTGAGTGGCCTTATAATTTTGAATGAGATAATTCGCTAATCTATTGGATAATTCATCTAATTCCGCATAAGTTAGCGCCCCGCCATTTGCTATTACAGCCTTGTTTTGAGGTGTCTTTGCTACTTGCTCCAAAAACAAATCTATTATCGTTTTTTCAGTATCAAAATCTACATCGGTATTATTAAATGTGTGTAATAGGATTTCTTTTTCATTTTGGGAAACTAAATCTATTTCTTCCAGAAGTATTTCAGGTTTTTGAACTATCTGATAGAATAGATTCTCCAGATGCTTAATTATTCCCTGAATAAAATCGGAGGTATAAAGATCTGAATTATAAAGAATTTCTAAGTGAAGTGCTTCTTTTTCTGTAAAAGTAAATACAATATCAAAAGGAGCTACATTTCTGTCTATTTCAAATTCTTCTATGGCAATATCCGAAGAAAATTTATTTTTAAAGTTTGATACCTGGTTTTGATTCTGCAAAACCACCATGATGTCAAACAAAGGAGATCTTGATGTATCTCTGGAAATTTTTAACTGCTCAATCAAAACATCGAATGGGAAGCTTTGATGTTCATAGGCTTCCAAAAGTTGTTTTCCTTCTCTTTGAAGCAATGCCGAAAATCCTTCTTTCTGGTTTACCGACGTTCGTATTGCAAGTGTATTAATATACAAACCTATCTGGTGTTCTAAATCCGGATGTTCACGTCCGGCTATAGGAGTTCCAATAACAATATCATCCTGAATGCTGTATCTTGACAATAGTGTTTTTACTCCTGCCATCAACACTGCAAATAGTGTCACCTGAGAATCTTTAGAAAGGTTTTGTAGTTTGGTAAGTAATTCTGTAGAGAAAACATGACGCAACTGATTCCCACAATATGTTTTTACCACGGGGCGGTTTGTGTAACCCGGCAATTGAAGCGCTGGAATTGTTTCTTCAAATTGTTTGATCCAAAATTCTTTTGCAAGCTGATATCTTTCTTTTTTCTGCTCTTCGATTTGCCATATTGCATAATCTTTAAATTGAACAGAATGTTCAGACAAAGAGATTGTTTCTCCAATCTGTAAAGCATCATAACATTCTAAAACCTGATTAGTCAACACTTTAAGAGACCAACCGTCACTTATAAGATGGTGAATTGATAAATAAAAGACAAAATTATCATCACTTATTTTTAGTAATGAAGCTCTAAATAAAGGTGCTTCAGTAAGATTATAGGTTAGCTTGTCTTTTTCTGCAATATAATCCTGCACATTATGATATGGTGATTTCTCATGGGAGAAATCTTTGGTTTCTATCGCAAATTCAAATTCGTGATTTGGAACTATAAATTGCTTCACAACTCCTTCTTCATCTTTTTTAAAGAAAGTCCTCAGAATTTCGTGACGTTCAACAATCTGATTGAATGCTTTAGTAAAGTTAACGGCGTCAACATTTCCTTTTAGTATTACTGCGCCTGAGATCTGATAAGCTTCATTCCCACCTTCCAGTTGGCTTAATAACCATAATCGGTTTTGCGAATGTGTCAATGGATACGATTCTGAATAAGGAGCCAAAGGGATTGACAAATATTCCTGATTCTTCAATACTTTTCTTAAATCGCTTAGAGTAGGATTAGTATAAAACACTTTATACGGAACACTCTTATGAAGTTTTTTATAGACGGCATTAATAATTTGCGAAATCATTAGACTATGACCTCCCAATTCAAAGAAATGATCGTTCATACCTATGGGCGAAATTCCCAGAGTTTGTTCCCAAATTTGAACTAATTCTTTTTCTAAGCCATCAACAGGTGCTACATATTCTTTTTTAACAATGCTATTATCTTCTATTTCAGGAAGAGCATTCTTGTTTACTTTTCCGTTATGAGTTAGTGGAACAGTTTCTACTTTTATAAAGTATGAGGGAATCATATAAGCTGGGAGCTGTTTTTCTAAATAGGCTCTCAAATGTGTTTTATCTACAGCGGTGTTTTCTATATAATATCCCACTAAAGCATCTTCGCCTCTATTTTTTTTAACGGCAACAACCGCTTGCAGCATGTTTTGAGAAAACGAAAGCATAACATTTTCTATTTCTCCAAGTTCAATACGATAACC
This genomic window from Flavobacterium sp. 9 contains:
- a CDS encoding non-ribosomal peptide synthetase; translated protein: MDHINEKIAKDYWHKKNNRIVHSKEGFSGSSFMDFIIVDASELSYFYKLTAENTVAEFTVLIALYNMLLQRYFEDSNVLSLKSFLSSQKSLLCYEFQSIGQKTIKEFIQETKEEVQEVYKYAPYYADAIIEQTSYVDYIPFQFNYGVDNEPSESYQGLSFHIEKLENKDLRVSLHYSEKFIENNIVPHFLKNFKSWLEELEVNINVSASKIPLVSKEEQKVLLHTLNTEKCDYDYTITLAGIVERQANKTPQNIAVVCGETSLTYESLNEQANQLSHYLIKEHGILEGDFVGVKLERSEKLIITLLAVLKAGATYVPIDVNYPEERIAYIEKDSKCKQVIDVAIYSDFQKNQVKYATENPLSNRKSDDLAYIIYTSGTTGNPKGVMITHQNAVALIYWAQEEFNVESFDIVYAATSHCFDLSVYEMFYPLSVGKKIKVLNNALEIGAELANDHKILLNTVPSSIRNILEEGFSLDNVSVINLAGEPFPVDIAKKLLQTNAEIRNLYGPSEDTTYSTCYQLSSKKIYQNIPIGKPITNTQAYILDEELQLVPAGIMGKLYLSGDGLTKGYLNQPELTIAKFIENPFEEGEKMYDTGDLAKWMPDGNLAYLGRKDHQIKLRGYRIELGEIENVMLSFSQNMLQAVVAVKKNRGEDALVGYYIENTAVDKTHLRAYLEKQLPAYMIPSYFIKVETVPLTHNGKVNKNALPEIEDNSIVKKEYVAPVDGLEKELVQIWEQTLGISPIGMNDHFFELGGHSLMISQIINAVYKKLHKSVPYKVFYTNPTLSDLRKVLKNQEYLSIPLAPYSESYPLTHSQNRLWLLSQLEGGNEAYQISGAVILKGNVDAVNFTKAFNQIVERHEILRTFFKKDEEGVVKQFIVPNHEFEFAIETKDFSHEKSPYHNVQDYIAEKDKLTYNLTEAPLFRASLLKISDDNFVFYLSIHHLISDGWSLKVLTNQVLECYDALQIGETISLSEHSVQFKDYAIWQIEEQKKERYQLAKEFWIKQFEETIPALQLPGYTNRPVVKTYCGNQLRHVFSTELLTKLQNLSKDSQVTLFAVLMAGVKTLLSRYSIQDDIVIGTPIAGREHPDLEHQIGLYINTLAIRTSVNQKEGFSALLQREGKQLLEAYEHQSFPFDVLIEQLKISRDTSRSPLFDIMVVLQNQNQVSNFKNKFSSDIAIEEFEIDRNVAPFDIVFTFTEKEALHLEILYNSDLYTSDFIQGIIKHLENLFYQIVQKPEILLEEIDLVSQNEKEILLHTFNNTDVDFDTEKTIIDLFLEQVAKTPQNKAVIANGGALTYAELDELSNRLANYLIQNYKATQYDLVAVKLERGERLLISLLGILKTGAAYVPVDTNYPENRIRDILNDVAAKVVIDDTFLDDFYCQEELSAVQPQIQAKSTDLAYVIYTSGSTGKPKGVMITHQSLVNLCFWHKEAYSVNETSRGTLFSGVAFDASVWEIYPYLISGATLYPIQKEEIRLQIPTLVSFLQKNEITHAYLPSKICQDIMAEEGVELSTIILTGGESLNYSINTSLQIYNNYGPTENTVVTTYYDCKKAVKEKVSIGKPVANTRVYILSENLKLQPIGVIGELCISGIGLSKGYLHQPELTAEKFIQNPFKGEGKLYKTGDLARWLPDGTLEFVGRKDNQVKIRGNRVELSEIEHVIREYDSAITNALVLVKEINKEPAIIAYYTTRAAIDKKLLRDYLKEQLADYMVPSYYIALETLPLNANGKVDISKLPTISEADILKKEYVAPGNNTEAKIAVIWQELLGHQKIGITDDFFELGGHSLLLTKLLSEYQKIFKVSIDLKTLYANTTLKNHAVLLNDSAEEVLEIEKLANQEYYDLSPSQIRYWLLYKIHGKSREFNIYSTFELPDDLNAVAFEEAFNILLKRHEILRSVFVEDAGIPKQKILSNLLMSIPFFESESAIKKEVFEHEFDLESSPLFKVAILKKDTTHTLYFNMHHSIGDGWSMGIISRDLMDIYSAIIAGKTVELPELSIQYKDYAQWQNKLLQSPEVTVQENYWKEKLAGPLSYLQLPLDYNAKLKKADTSSSYTVYITEERKKKIEELSKKNGISVFAVFVATLKMLLFRLTSEEDIIIGIPVANRNHYQLKDLVGCFINTLMLRDKISENISFQTWLQEINDTLVNALVHQNYPFEQLLELIDAPQNDNRFPLSPVFLNMVDFDAKVLETITDFSPNHKLLEATPKFDMECYIKSYANGYGINCVYDHELFKKETIQYWMNAYLSIIDQVIENDKITLHTIKVFEDYISEEEDLKPANDFEFFEADEIQQSIAKRFEKQVDRFPNHTAVFANQTALSYKMLNNCANHLARQINEKANPDTKRIALLLNHNETCVIGMLGVLKAGYAYVPIDANSPLSRIQYIIEDSGCNQLVCNDATIEKAQQLQQELPQLSIVKISENYTLSEIPNPENKASASSEAYVLYTSGSTGMPKGVVQNQRNVLHFIRVYTNNVHIAINDNLSVFSTFTFDASVKDIYGAILNGATVSIYDIVENGLDQLSSWLLTQNITIIHMVPTIYRNFLKGLEEGEVLPTVRLIDLGGESCHKPDLDLFKKYFLEGAFLVNDYGPTESTIVAQKFLRHTSQLTRNNMPLGKAVEETGIFLLDENNQLRGVYQTGEITFKSEYLSLGYLNRQELTENVFITDPITGEGRVYKSGDIGKMLPTGEIEFLQRKDSQVKLNGLRIELSEIEYQLEQIESIKEAVVLLKELQQNTYITAYVRVDESLEASQIKMLLGKILPKYMIPTIYITLEEFPLTRTGKIERKALPNPTISDLKTVPYVAPQNEIETKLAAIWAEVLKLDLEIVGTEDNFFELGGNSLQAVVLINKINKTYNTVFSIANLYETLNIRDLSALLNFSIRQNSELDTIFEEQDQDEIIL